GCCCTGCGGGATCGTCAGGACCGCAACAAGGTGCTCGACCGCCAGACCAAGGTGCTGGTGGTCGCCGGAGTGATGGAAGAGGGCCAAGCGGCTACTCCAGAGGAAGTCGAGCGGCTTTTCGAGTCTCACATCGAGACGCGGATCATCGATCTCGAGAGCGGCGAATACGACGAAACGATCGATCCCGAAACCTACGACCAGCGAAAGGCGACGCGCGAACCCGACCGGAGTTCGGTGGCGCCACCGAATAACGCGGGACTCACACGCCTGCCGGAAAAGGCGATTGTCTACCGTCGCGTCGAAGGCGGCGAGGTTCAATCCCTTATTCTGCCAATTGAAGGGAAGGGTCTGTGGTCGACGTTGTACGGATTCATCGCCCTTGCACCTGACACGACAACCGTGCAAGGGATTACCTTCTACGAACACGGGGAGACACCGGGACTCGGCGGCGAAGTCGACAACCCGAATTGGAAGGCGCTGTGGGTCGGCCGTCAGGCGTACGATTCGGAGTGGCAGCCCGCGATCGAGGTCATCAAGGGTGTTGCTGGGCCGGTGGCGGAAGATCCTCACAGCGTCGATGGACTTTCAGGATCGACCCTGACTTCTCGAGGCGTCACCAACCTCGTGCAGTTCTGGCTCGGTGAGAACGGCTTCGATCCCTATCTCGAGCGGGTCCGTAATCAGGGGAACGCATCATGAACGCGAATCAGAAGAACGCGCTTCTCAATCCCCTTTTCAACGACAACCCGATTGCCGCTCAGGTGCTCGGCATCTGCTCGGCGTTGGCGGTCACTACAAAACTCGAAACCTCAGTGGTGATGTCGATTGCGGTGATCGCGGTGCTGTCGATTTCGAACCTATCGGTGTCGTTGATCCGCAACCTGATTCCGTCTTCGATCCGCATCATCGTCCAGTTGACGATCATCGCTTCATTGGTCATCGTCACCGATCAGGTATTGCAGGCCTTCTTCTTTGACATTTCGAAGCAGCTGTCAGTCTTTGTCGGGCTGATCATCACCAACTGCATCGTCATGGGTCGCGCCGAGGCCTTTGCCATGCAGAACCCGCCTTTCGAAAGCCTGCTCGATGGTCTCGGCAACGGTTTCGGATACAGCCTGATTCTGATCATGGTCGGCTTCTTCCGCGAGCTGATCGGCGCCGGCAAGCTCTTCGGTTATCAGGTTCTGCCACTGGTCACGGAGGGAGGTTGGTACCAGCCGAATGGTCTCTTCGTGCTGGCTCCAGGTGCTTTCTTCATCATCGGGATTCTGATTTGGTTGCTCCGCACCTGGAAGCCTGAGCTGCAGGAGGACTGAGATGTTGGAACACTACCTCAGCCTGGCCGTCAAAGCGATCTTCGTCGAGAACATGGCGCTCGCTTTCTTTCTTGGCATGTGCTCCTTCCTCGCGGTTTCGAAGAAGGTCGACACATCGCTCGGCCTGGGTGCCGCAGTCACCTTCGTGTTGACCGTGACCACACCGTTGAACAATCTCGTGTACAACTACCTGCTGAAAGAGGGCGCGCTGACCTGGCTGAACCCGGCATGGTCCACCGTCGATCTCAGCTTCGTCCGATTCCTCGCCTTCATCGGCTCCATAGCTGCCTCGGTGCAGGTCGTGGAGATGGCCCTCGATCGCTACGCTCCCAAGCTCTATGCGGCGCTCGGTGTATTTCTCCCGTTGATCGCCGTCAATTGCGCCATCCTCGGCGGCTCCTTGTTCATGGTCGAGCGCGATTACACGCTCGCCGAGAGCGCAGTCTTCGGGTTTGGTTCCGGCTTCGGTTTTCTTCTCGCGATCGTCGCCCTGGCCGCGATCCGCGAAAAGATGGTCTACTCCGATGTTCCGGCTCCGCTGCGCGGGCTGGGAATCACCTTTCTTGTCACGGGACTGATGGCGATCGGCTTCATGGCGTTTGCCGGGATCCAGTTGTAGGCAGGTGGCTTGATGCTGACTATCATCCTCGGAGTTGCGGTGTTCGTTCTGGTGATCGTCGCCTTGGTGGTGGTTTTGATGGTGGCCAAATCGAAGCTGGTGGCGGCGGGCGAAGTCACCATCACTGTCAACGAAGACCCGGACAAGGCGATCAGCACGAATGCCGGAGACACGCTGCTCAACACCCTCGCGGCGCAGAAGATCTACATTCCGTCGGCCTGCGGGGGAAAAGGAACCTGCGGAGTGTGCAAGGTCTCGGTATTGGACGGCGGGGGTGCGCTGCTGCCAACTGAAACCTCCCATGTCAGTCGTGGAGAGGCCCGCGAAGGGGTGCGGCTTTCCTGCCAGGTCAAGGTCAAGCAGGACATGAAGATCGAGGTCGAACCGGAGATCTTCGATGTCCGAAAGTGGCAATGTCGAGTTCGATCGAACAGAAATGTCGCGACCTTCATCAAGGAGATCGTGCTCGAGCTTCCAGAGGGAGAGGAAGTGCCCTTCCGCGCCGGCGGATACATCCAGATTGAATGTCCCCCGCACGTCGTCAAGTACGCCGATTTCGAGATTGAAGACGAGTACCGCGGCGACTGGGACAAGTACGACATGTGGCAGTTCGTGTCCAAGGTAGAAGAAGATGTGACCCGTGCGTATTCGATGGCCAACTACCCGGGCGAGGAGGGCATCATCATGCTCAACGTGCGGATCGCCTCGCCGCCGCCGAACATGCCGAAGGTTCCGCCGGGCAAGATGTCGTCATTCATCTTCAACCTCGAGCCGGGCGACGAAGTCACCATTTCGGGTCCCTTCGGGGAGTTTTTTGCCAGGGAAACAGACAATGAAATGGTGTTCATCGGCGGGGGAGCCGGCATGGCGCCAATGCGCTCCCACATTTTCGACCAGTTCAAGAGGATCCGGACTGACCGCAAGGTGTCTTTCTGGTACGGAGCGAGAAGTCTCCGAGAGGCCTTTTACCAGGACGACTTCGACGAGATCGCGGCTGAAAACGACAATTTCGAGTGGCACCTCGCGCTTTCGGATCCGTTGCCCGAAGACGACTGGGATGGCGATACCGGGTTCATTCACCAGGTCGTGTACGAGAAGTACCTCAAGAACCACCCGGCCCCGGAAGACGTTGAATACTATATGTGTGGACCGCCGATGATGAATCAGGCGTGCATCAACATGCTGCTCGATCTCGGGGTCGAGCCTGAGAACATCATGCTCGACGACTTCGGCGAGTAACAGCGGGGGAAGAGTTGTCTCGAACGAGCGGCATCCCACCTCTCCGCCGCTTCATTGTTCCGGCACTCTTTGTGGCCGGTCTGTTCGTGGTCACCATTTTTCGTCGAGACCCTTCGCCCGTCGTCCCCTCACGCGAGATGGAGCTCACGGGGCCCACCATGGGGACCACGTTCACCATCAAGGTTGTCACCGACGAGTTGACTGACGAGGATCGTGTACGCATCGAGAGAGCCGTGCGGCGGGTGATGGACCAGATTGATGAAACCATGTCCACCTACCGTCCGGAGTCCGAAATCGAGGCGTTCAACCGCAGTGGAACGGAGCTGTTTCAGGCGTCCCCCGGATTTCTCGAGGTGGTCACAGAGGCGCAACGCATTTCTCGGCTCACGGGAGGCGCGTTCGATATCACCGTCGGTGCGCTGGTGGACATCTGGGGATTCGGGCCCTCCGGCGCGGCCGACCCCCCGAGCGACGAGAAGCTCCAGGAACTGGTGGCGATCACCGGCTACGAACAGCTTGAGGTCGATACGGAAGGTGGGACGCTACGAAAGGCCAGGGTCGACTGTCGCATCGATCTCTCCGCGATTGCCAAGGGATATGCCGCCGATAGGGTTTCGGCCACCCTCGTGCAGCAGGGACTGCCCGATCACATGGTGGAAATCGGCGGCGAGGTGTGCGCACGAGGTCGGAATGGCAACGGGGAAGCGTGGAAGATCGGAATCGAACGGCCATCCGCCGGTGGTAGGGCTGTGCATCTGGCCGTCAACCTCGCCGACCTATCGCTGGCGACGTCGGGCGATTACCGCAACTACTACGAGCGCGACGGGGTCCGCATTTCTCACACCATTGATCCGCGCACAGGTCGGCCAATAACCCACAATTTGGCGTCGGTCTCAGTGATCAATTCGAGCTGCATGACCGCTGACGCGTTAGCGACGGCGCTCGGCGTGCTCGGGCCTTACCAGGGCTTTGAACTTGCTGAGCGGCACGACATTCCGGCGCTGTTCTTGATTCGGGTCGGTGACGGCGTCTTCGAGGAGAGGCAGACACGTGTGTGGTCTGCCTTGACCAAGAATGTTCAGGGCTCCTGAATTGTTGATGCAGAGGAAACGATGCAGACTCTTGTACTGACCTTCGTCTTCTTTACGATTGCGGTTCTCCTGATGACCGCCGTTGTGCTGATCAGCGGTCGTCGCCTCAAGGGATCTTGCGGTGGCCCGAGTTGTCAATGCACGAACGAGGGCAAGGATATTGGGAGCTGCGAAACCGATGGATCGGTTCTGCCCACCCACCCATCCCAGTTCTGAGTGTCGAGTTATGAGTTTTGAGTTACCGCCCACCCTGCCCGGTGAACCGTGGGGAGGCGGGGGATAACTCAAAACTCAAAACTGAAAACTCAAAACTCTGACGCGGCCCTCAGCCGCCGGAGACTACGTCTTCGGCGTCAGGAGGGGAAGGATCGTCGAGATCGTCCCAGAATCCTTCCGGGAGAATGACCTTCTGGGTTCCACTGCGTTTGCCGCGGCGAACGAGATGGCCCTTTTCGGTAAAAGGTTCGTTGCGATCGATGGTGGCCAACACCCCTTTCAGCTCGGAGACGCTCGTGACTCGCATCAACCGATCCCGGAGGCGCGCGCTCGACCGGAAACCCCTGGTATACCAACCGCCGTGCTTGCGGAAAGAGAGCATGGCCTGGTGTTCGCCAAAACAGTCAACCAGCATTCGAGCGTGCTCGACCATGACGTCTGCCACCTCGCCAAAGGTCGGCGGTGAATGCGGCTCACGGCCGGCGAAGGCGTCGGCGAGTTCGCGGAATAACCATGGCCGCCCGAGACATCCGCGGCCGACCGCGACGCCGTCACAGCCGGTTTCACGCACCATACGCAGGGCGTCATCCGCCACCCAGATGTCGCCGTTTCCAAAGACGGGTATTGACGACAGGCTTCGCTTGAGTTCGCCGATGGCTTCCCAACGCGCGTGGCCGTCGTAGAGCTGCGCAGCGGTTCGCGCGTGCAAGGTGACTCCGGCGCAACCCTCTGCCTCAGCGATTCGGCCGGATTCGAGAAAATCGAGATGCTGGTCGTCGATTCCCAATCTGAACTTGATTGTGACCGGGATTTCGCCGGCCGCCTGCACCGCTGCTCGGACGATGGAAGCCAGGAGCCGCGGTTTGGCCGGAATGGCTGCCCCGCCGCCCTTGCGGGTCACCTTTCGCACCGGACAGCCGAAATTGAGATCGAGGTGGTCGACCCGTCCCTCGCCGACGAGGCGCAGCACCGCCTCGCCGACGTATTTGGGATCGACCCCGTAAAGTTGGAGGCTCCGGGGGCTTTCATCGGGACCGAAATCAGCCAGCTTGAGAGTCTTCTCTCTTCCCTCGACGAGCGGTCTCGCGGTGATCATTTCGCTGATGCAGAGGCCCGCCCCGAACCGTCTGCAAAGTGCCCGAAACGGGAAATTCGTGACCCCGGCCATTGGCGCCAGGACGACGGGAGGGGTGACCTCGATCGGGCCGATGTGGACCGTGGGGATCGGCATAGAACAGAGCATAAATGAAAAACGCCGCGAAGCGCGCGGCGTTTTGGTTTCGGTCGTCCCGAAGGACTATTTCAACAGATTCTCGAGGAATGTGGCTGCGAGCACGACTCCGAAGCCGGACGCCCCTTTTGGCAGACCATTGTGTTCCTTCTCGTTGTAAGCGACGCCCGCGATATCGAGGTGTGCCCAGCTCACCTTTTCGGGGACCCACTGCTTGAGGAAGGTGCCGGCGGTGACCGGCCCACCCCAGCGTCCGCCGACATTCTTGATGTCTGCCCACTCGCTCTTCAGGTAGGTGACGTACTCATCGTAAAGAGGCATCGGCCACACTCGCTCGCCGACCTGCTCGCCGAGCTTGCGAAGCTCAGCGAGGAGATCCTCGTCGTTGCCCATCATGCCGGCGGCTTCGTGGCCGAGCGCCACGACACAAGCTCCGGTAAGGGTGGCAAAGTCGATCACGATGTCAGGATTGAATCGCGCCGAGTAGTGCAGCGCGTCAGCCAGGATCAGCCGGCCCTCGGCGTCGGTGTTGTCTACCTCGACCGTCTTTCCGCTCGAGGTCGTGAGGACGTCTCCTGGTCTGATCGCGGTTCCCGACGGCATGTTTTCGACCGCAGGAATCAGACCGACGACCTTGATTGGCAGGTCGAGATCGGCGACTGCACGCATGGTGCCCATGACGGTGGCGGCGCCGCACATGTCGTACTTCATCCAGCCCATCCCGGCGGCAGGCTTGAGTGAGATGCCGCCGGCGTCGAATGTCACGCCCTTACCGACCAGCACCACGGATTTCTTCGGTTTCTTCGGCCGGTGCTCGATGACGATCATCCGCGGCTCCTGCTCGGATCCCTGGCAGACACCGAGGATGCCGCCCATCTTCTCTTTCTGGAGCTCTTTCAAACCGAGAATCGTGACCCGTAGCCCCTTGATGTTTTCGGCCATTTCCTTGGCCGCCTGGGCAAAGCTCTCGGGGTTGAGATCATTGGACGGTCGGTTACCGAGATCCCTCGCGATTTGCTGGGATGTTCTCAAGAGGCGGACCTTTTTCAGGCACTCTTCGAGATCTTCCTCGGACTCCTTGACGAGAGGAAGAATGTGAAGGCCATCGATCTTCTCAAACTCGTTCTTCTTGGATTTGAACTGGTCGTAGGTGTAATCGGAGATCGCGGCCTCGCGGAGCGCGAAGAGACGCGATTCGGCCGCTGTGAGGCCGTGGACCTTGACCGGAACGCCGATTGCGATCTGATACTCGCGGTTTTTTGTTGCCTGACGCATGACCCGGTTGAGGGTTTCACGCATCTTCGCGTGCGTGATCTCCTGTTCCTTGCCGATGCCAACGAAGGTGACCCGATGAGCGAGATCGAGCGGACACTCGCCCGAAATCATTTCCCCCTCTTCTCCGCGCGGATTGAGGGCCTTTGCCTTGGCCCTCAAGGACTTCCGTTCCTTGGCCGAGAAATCCAGCCCGCTGAGGGGATCGCTTTCGGTGCTCTGGAAGATGTAAATGCAATCGAGGGGTTCTTCGGGGGTTTCGCGAAACTGATGAAGATCTGCCATGGGATGAGGTGGACCCTCCTTAGATAAGTCATCAATACGGCCGCGCATTGTAGCATATCTCTGTCAAGTTCATTTAAGATATTGTTATTCAGTATTTTATGCTTCACGGATGGGCTGAAATCCTGCCTGAAATCACGATTCGGGCATGAAGGTTGCTAGGGCGCGGACTGCAGCCGTGAAATGATCGGCAGTCGGTTCGTCGAAGGCGGTGAATCGTACCAGTCGAAGGGTCGATTCCGGATGATCGGTGAGCCAGGTTCGGACGGTCTCGACGATCAGCGAGGTGCCTTCCTTCTTCGGGTAGCCGAAAATGCCGGTGGAGATCGCCGGAAAGCTGATCGAAGTAACCCCCAGCTCCGCCGCTCTCTCGAGGCTCGCGACCACCGCGGATTCGAGGAGATCGTGCTCGTTTCCCTGGCCCCATATCGGGCCGACAGCGTGGATGACCCAACGGCTCGGGAGGGTGCCGGCGCCGGTGACTGCAGCGCCACCGGTGTCGATCGGTGCGAGCCGGTCCGACTCTTCCTGGATTGCGGCGCCGCCGCGGGCG
This genomic window from Acidobacteriota bacterium contains:
- a CDS encoding NADH:ubiquinone reductase (Na(+)-transporting) subunit D produces the protein MMNANQKNALLNPLFNDNPIAAQVLGICSALAVTTKLETSVVMSIAVIAVLSISNLSVSLIRNLIPSSIRIIVQLTIIASLVIVTDQVLQAFFFDISKQLSVFVGLIITNCIVMGRAEAFAMQNPPFESLLDGLGNGFGYSLILIMVGFFRELIGAGKLFGYQVLPLVTEGGWYQPNGLFVLAPGAFFIIGILIWLLRTWKPELQED
- a CDS encoding leucyl aminopeptidase, whose translation is MADLHQFRETPEEPLDCIYIFQSTESDPLSGLDFSAKERKSLRAKAKALNPRGEEGEMISGECPLDLAHRVTFVGIGKEQEITHAKMRETLNRVMRQATKNREYQIAIGVPVKVHGLTAAESRLFALREAAISDYTYDQFKSKKNEFEKIDGLHILPLVKESEEDLEECLKKVRLLRTSQQIARDLGNRPSNDLNPESFAQAAKEMAENIKGLRVTILGLKELQKEKMGGILGVCQGSEQEPRMIVIEHRPKKPKKSVVLVGKGVTFDAGGISLKPAAGMGWMKYDMCGAATVMGTMRAVADLDLPIKVVGLIPAVENMPSGTAIRPGDVLTTSSGKTVEVDNTDAEGRLILADALHYSARFNPDIVIDFATLTGACVVALGHEAAGMMGNDEDLLAELRKLGEQVGERVWPMPLYDEYVTYLKSEWADIKNVGGRWGGPVTAGTFLKQWVPEKVSWAHLDIAGVAYNEKEHNGLPKGASGFGVVLAATFLENLLK
- the nqrE gene encoding NADH:ubiquinone reductase (Na(+)-transporting) subunit E; its protein translation is MLEHYLSLAVKAIFVENMALAFFLGMCSFLAVSKKVDTSLGLGAAVTFVLTVTTPLNNLVYNYLLKEGALTWLNPAWSTVDLSFVRFLAFIGSIAASVQVVEMALDRYAPKLYAALGVFLPLIAVNCAILGGSLFMVERDYTLAESAVFGFGSGFGFLLAIVALAAIREKMVYSDVPAPLRGLGITFLVTGLMAIGFMAFAGIQL
- a CDS encoding macro domain-containing protein, encoding MESRVMAEHHEAGFVFQAVLGDVTAERVDAIVNAANSHLAHGGGLAGGIVARGGAAIQEESDRLAPIDTGGAAVTGAGTLPSRWVIHAVGPIWGQGNEHDLLESAVVASLERAAELGVTSISFPAISTGIFGYPKKEGTSLIVETVRTWLTDHPESTLRLVRFTAFDEPTADHFTAAVRALATFMPES
- a CDS encoding FAD:protein FMN transferase, with protein sequence MGTTFTIKVVTDELTDEDRVRIERAVRRVMDQIDETMSTYRPESEIEAFNRSGTELFQASPGFLEVVTEAQRISRLTGGAFDITVGALVDIWGFGPSGAADPPSDEKLQELVAITGYEQLEVDTEGGTLRKARVDCRIDLSAIAKGYAADRVSATLVQQGLPDHMVEIGGEVCARGRNGNGEAWKIGIERPSAGGRAVHLAVNLADLSLATSGDYRNYYERDGVRISHTIDPRTGRPITHNLASVSVINSSCMTADALATALGVLGPYQGFELAERHDIPALFLIRVGDGVFEERQTRVWSALTKNVQGS
- the nqrF gene encoding NADH:ubiquinone reductase (Na(+)-transporting) subunit F, translated to MLTIILGVAVFVLVIVALVVVLMVAKSKLVAAGEVTITVNEDPDKAISTNAGDTLLNTLAAQKIYIPSACGGKGTCGVCKVSVLDGGGALLPTETSHVSRGEAREGVRLSCQVKVKQDMKIEVEPEIFDVRKWQCRVRSNRNVATFIKEIVLELPEGEEVPFRAGGYIQIECPPHVVKYADFEIEDEYRGDWDKYDMWQFVSKVEEDVTRAYSMANYPGEEGIIMLNVRIASPPPNMPKVPPGKMSSFIFNLEPGDEVTISGPFGEFFARETDNEMVFIGGGAGMAPMRSHIFDQFKRIRTDRKVSFWYGARSLREAFYQDDFDEIAAENDNFEWHLALSDPLPEDDWDGDTGFIHQVVYEKYLKNHPAPEDVEYYMCGPPMMNQACINMLLDLGVEPENIMLDDFGE
- the dusB gene encoding tRNA dihydrouridine synthase DusB, whose product is MLCSMPIPTVHIGPIEVTPPVVLAPMAGVTNFPFRALCRRFGAGLCISEMITARPLVEGREKTLKLADFGPDESPRSLQLYGVDPKYVGEAVLRLVGEGRVDHLDLNFGCPVRKVTRKGGGAAIPAKPRLLASIVRAAVQAAGEIPVTIKFRLGIDDQHLDFLESGRIAEAEGCAGVTLHARTAAQLYDGHARWEAIGELKRSLSSIPVFGNGDIWVADDALRMVRETGCDGVAVGRGCLGRPWLFRELADAFAGREPHSPPTFGEVADVMVEHARMLVDCFGEHQAMLSFRKHGGWYTRGFRSSARLRDRLMRVTSVSELKGVLATIDRNEPFTEKGHLVRRGKRSGTQKVILPEGFWDDLDDPSPPDAEDVVSGG
- a CDS encoding Na(+)-translocating NADH-quinone reductase subunit C, which codes for MRQDSNLYIIGFATAVCLVCSIVVSTSAVALRDRQDRNKVLDRQTKVLVVAGVMEEGQAATPEEVERLFESHIETRIIDLESGEYDETIDPETYDQRKATREPDRSSVAPPNNAGLTRLPEKAIVYRRVEGGEVQSLILPIEGKGLWSTLYGFIALAPDTTTVQGITFYEHGETPGLGGEVDNPNWKALWVGRQAYDSEWQPAIEVIKGVAGPVAEDPHSVDGLSGSTLTSRGVTNLVQFWLGENGFDPYLERVRNQGNAS